gagagagagagggagaaagagaaggagagagaaacagaaagagagagacaaacagagaggagagagggataattGGGGTAAATGAGAAACATAAACGGAGCGTGTTGAGGACATATCTAATGATCCCTGAACAGCAAAGTAATTACAACACATCAATAACactccttcctgtgtgtgtgtgtgtgtgtgtgtgtgtgtgtctgtgtgagtgtgtgagtgtgtgtgagtgtgtctgtgtgtgtgtgtgagtgtgtgtctgtgtgtgtgtgtgtgtgtgtgtgtgtgtgagagtgtgtgagtgtgtgagtgtgtgagtgtgtgtgagtgtgtctgtgtgtgtgtgtgagtgtgtgtctgtgtgtgtgtgtgtgtgtgtgtctgtgtctgtgtgtgtgtgtgtgtgtgtgtgtgtgtgtgtgtgtgtgtgtgtgtgtgtgtgtgtgtgtgtgtgtgtgtgagtgtgtgtgtgagtgtgtctgtgtgtgtgtgtgagtgtgtgtctctgtgtgtgtgtgtgtgtgtgtctgtgtgtgtgtgtgtgtgtctgtgtgtgtgtgtgtgtctgtgtgtgtgtgtgtctgtgtgtgtgtgtgagtgtgtgagtgtgtgtgtgtgtgagtgtgtgtctgtgtgtgtgtgtgtgtgtgagtgtgtgtgtgagtgtgtgtgtgtgtgtgtgagtgtgtgtgtgtgtgtgtgtgtgtgtgtgtgagtgtgtgtgtgtgtgtgtgtgtctgtgtgtgtgtgtgtgagtgtgtgtgtgtgtgtgtctgtgtgtatgtgtgagtgtgtgagtgtgtgtgtgtgtgtctgtgagtgtgtgtgtgtgtgtgtctgtgtgtgtgtgtgtgtgtgtctgtgtgtgagtgtgtgtgtgtgtgagtgtgtgagtgtgtgtgtgtgtgtgtctgtgtgtgagtgtgtgtgtgtgtgtgagtgtgtgtctgtgtgtgtgtgtgtgtgtgtctgtgagtgtgtgagtgtgtgtctgtgtgtgtgtgtgtgagtgtgtgagtgtgtgtgtgtgtgagtgtgtgtctgtgtgtgtgtgtatgtgtgagtgtgtgagtgagtgtgtgtgtctgtgtgtgtgtgagtgtgtgtgtgtgtgtgtgtgtgtgtgtgtgtgtgtgtgtgtgtgtgtgtgtgtgtgtgtgtgtgtgtctgtgtgtgtgtgtgtgtatatgtgcatgATTGGACAAAGGCGCTGGAGGGGATGGCTGACGCTTTACGGGcacctaaccaattgtgctatttttttCTGATTGTTTGTAACCTATTTTGTACACATTGTttctgctaccatctcttatgactgaaagtagcttctggacatcagcgggacaacttccggtgaaactggagggtgcgcaattcaaataaataatcataatattacggattttaaacatttaggtacatataagtgtcttatattggcTGAAAGCGTAAATTCTtgctaatctaactgcactgttcgatttacagtagctattgcagcgaaaacatgccaggcgattgtttgaggacggctcCCCACATCAAAATGTTTtcccaccggcacaggtttcatacattcacatataaagattaaatattcacttactttttgaaaatcttccctAAGAAGTtacaaactgtaatatcttatgttttacagagtcgtggctgaacgacgacacagataatatacagttggctgggttctctgtgcatcggcaggacaggacagctacgtctggtaacacaagtggtggtggtgtgtgtctatttgtcaataacagctggtgcacaatgtctaatattacagttttttacaatcactggcactaatttcagaaccttgatgATGTCGTTTTTCAAAACtatagacacaaaactcacaaccaatgatcaaaatgctAATTTTTTAAAACTCAAACACTTTTTCCAATCGCTTGGGTACAGTACACATGaagctaagatcatttgttcatttGTTTAAATCATCTGTgcaaaatgacacaacttaacatcaaagtattaccatttcaaaatgcaattcccacattacatctgagatgactgtctattcatttcaactgctcaaaatgataagtaactgttgcattactcttaatgcatagttttatggaaactgacaaacaatattccatgtttagatcatgaaagtttcaggattATGAGATCCATTGACCCCAATTACCATGGAACATGAAACAATTGCACTACActatctatggatgtaatatttcatgatcattctttatcagacactgtttctatggtcccatgtatCACTTTtacagaccatgttttcagatatGACGTTACTGTACActctagtactgggtaggacccccttttgcctccacaacagcctgaattattcacggtgttgtacgttaagagattttggtatttggtattttattaggatccccattaactgttgcaaaagcagcagctactcttcctggggttccacacaaaacatgaaacataatacagtgacataatacagaacatcattagacaagaacagctcaaggacaaaactacatacatttttaaaaagtcacACATACCTACATATCAAtagatacacacaaactatctaggtcaaatagaggagaggcgttgtgccacgaggtgttgctttatctgtttttgaaaccaggtttgctgtttatttgagcaatatgagatggaaggaagttccatgcaataagggctctatataatactgtacgttttcttgaatttgttctggatttggggactgtgaaaatacccctggtggcatgtctggtgggataagtgtgtgtgtcagagctgtgtgtaaattgaaTATGCAAACTATTTAGGATTTTCAAACCAAATTCaaccctctgattacaattaagagcaaaacgtgacgctttgttctgggccagctgcagcttaactaggtctttccttgcagcactggaccacacgactggacaataatcaagatgagacaaaactagagcctgcagaacttgctttttggagtgtggtgtcaaaaaagtagagcatctctttattaagGGTATCTATTATTAAGGCTAGCTATCTATTTATTAAGGCtcacgcttcgaacacaccgactgcgttgcgcgtttcgatacaccagaagtacattcatttccaatggaacgctgtgtTTGCCTTGAAGCATTGCTTTGCGGAGGCAgttacagtgtgttctgtgtggttCAAATTGTATGCGTAGACTTACTTGACAGAAAGTATCAAAATGTGAATGTTTAATTTTTGTTGCACACATCTAGTAAAAAAATGTGAGATTACATAATAAAAACAGTTTGACTGAagaatttctttacattttttattcatttatttgccaagtatattatttattcgatgacatccacaaattaattgtgagagcctataatataatttccctcaAATGCAGTTATGGAGCGaaatgcaataataaatagtcaagatagcagagtaggctctttcaacaatgagaccaacgtTGAGGAAGGTGGTCTTGATCGCGCTGTTGGGCCGGGACCAGCCCCGCCGAAAGCGCAGGTCTGTGTGGGTCCAGAGATGGTTCAAGTCCCGAAAGCAGGCAGGGAAGTTCCCCTGTCTCATTCAAGAGCTTCGAATGTTTGGAGAGGAATTCCGAAGTTACTTTCGTCTGGACCGAAGCCAGTTCGATCACCTGCTCCAGATGGTTGGAGCCAGGATCACCCGGATGGATACCAACTACCGGGAGTCCATCAGCCCAGTTGAACGCCTGGCGATTTGTCTCCGGTAAGCTACATTCTAGTACATTTTTAAAGCCTTTGATACCATAATTGATTGATACATTGTTTTTAGGtgcaacctagctagctaaaggGCTCTCTAGTTAATAGTCCCCATTTGATATCAGATGTTATTTTACAGAATGTTCATAACTTTTCCCAAAGTTGGTTTATAATCCTTTTTTAATTATGCAATGTTACCAAATGAAAATAAAGTTGTTAGGCTAGTCTTCTCCATGACCCATTGTTGTTCAAGACAGTTACAGTCATTCATTACATTCTTATTGGACTCACATACACTCTTAGAGAAAAAGGTTCCAAAAGTGTCCTTCTGctttccccataggataacctttttggttccatgtataaCCCTTTGGGGAAAATGTTATACATGGAACCCaatagggttctacatggaaccaaaaggggtactacctggaaccaaaagggatctcctatggggacagccggagaACCCATTTAAGTAGATATTCTTTCTAAGAGTAGACTTGGCCTGGGCTACAGTTTATTGATATAGTCATAGACTGAATTGTGGTGTTTCAAGGCATTGTTAATGATGGTTGATGAGTATTACAATATAATTAGTAGAGCAAAATAAACTGTAATGAGGTAGATATATGAGTAGATATAATATGTGGGTGGAATTCAAGTTACACGCAATATTGataattatattttagattcttggcGACAGGGGACTCCTACAGGACCATTGGATTCAGCTTCCGAGTTGGACGGTCCACGGTGGCAGGCATTGTCCCCTCTGTGGCACAAGCCATTTGGGACTGTCTGGTTGGTGAATACGTGCCTGTCCCCAAGGAGGAAGACTGGAGGGCCACTGCTGCCGAGTTCCTGGAGAGGTGGAATTTCCCCAACTGTCTTGGCTCCATTGACGGGAAACATGTAGTAATCCAGGCTCCACCGTGCTCAGGTTCGCAATTCTACAACTACAAGGGTACATATTCAGTTGTACTCTTGGCTGTAGTAGATGCCATCTACTGTTTCCGTGTTGTCGATGTTGGTGCTTACGGCAAGGGAAGTGATGGCGGGACCCTCCGGGACTCTGCCTTTGGCCAGGCACTTCAGGATGGCACCCTGGATATTCCAACACCTGCATCACTCCCTGGGGCTGAAGACCTGGGACCTGTTCCCCACGTCTTCGTCGGCGATGAGGCCTTCCCTTTAAGACCCAACCTCATGAGGCCCTACGCTGGACGCCAGCTGCCATTGCCTGTAAGGATCTTTAACAAACGACTGTCCAGGGCAAGGTTAGTTGTTGAATGCGCCTTTGGGATTCTGGCAGCCCGATGGAGAATGTATTGGCGAGTGCTTGGTCTCAGCCCCTCAAATGTTGATGCCTGCGTGAAGGTCACATGTGTTCTCCATAACTACCTGTGGAGGTCATTCCAGGAGCCGCTCCGGATGGAGATGGGCACACCAAATGGTCACCTTCCTGATGGCACCAGGACAGGCACTCCAGGTGAGGGAGAAGCTGACCACCTACTTCTCATCGCCAGCAGGTGAAGTTCCATGGTAGTATGCCGTGGAGTGAAACGTCTCTTTTAAGAGCCCCATAACACAAAGGTTattttaacttcttgacgctaggggtcagataatttttttattttttaataacgttcccaaggtatacggactatttctcaggtccagatcgtagaatatgcatttTA
The Salvelinus fontinalis isolate EN_2023a chromosome 10, ASM2944872v1, whole genome shotgun sequence DNA segment above includes these coding regions:
- the LOC129863179 gene encoding uncharacterized protein LOC129863179, producing the protein MRPTLRKVVLIALLGRDQPRRKRRSVWVQRWFKSRKQAGKFPCLIQELRMFGEEFRSYFRLDRSQFDHLLQMVGARITRMDTNYRESISPVERLAICLRFLATGDSYRTIGFSFRVGRSTVAGIVPSVAQAIWDCLVGEYVPVPKEEDWRATAAEFLERWNFPNCLGSIDGKHVVIQAPPCSGSQFYNYKGTYSVVLLAVVDAIYCFRVVDVGAYGKGSDGGTLRDSAFGQALQDGTLDIPTPASLPGAEDLGPVPHVFVGDEAFPLRPNLMRPYAGRQLPLPVRIFNKRLSRARLVVECAFGILAARWRMYWRVLGLSPSNVDACVKVTCVLHNYLWRSFQEPLRMEMGTPNGHLPDGTRTGTPGEGEADHLLLIASR